A window of the Planococcus citri chromosome 4, ihPlaCitr1.1, whole genome shotgun sequence genome harbors these coding sequences:
- the LOC135844724 gene encoding hydroxysteroid dehydrogenase-like protein 2, with protein MNNTGYLKGKTVFITGGSRGIGFAIAKKLAADGANIAIAARSVELKQDPNAIENETIFTAAKKIEEAGGRCLPCQVDVRNEQQIQSALEKTAQTFGGIDIVINNCSYLNLTNVGNTDIQKYDEMFRIITRGAYLVCKLSYPYLKKSNHAHILNISPPINLDPVWLELHAAYTAFKFSVSMYTIGMSKEFKKDNIAVNSLWPKKVIYSSGMIEHRGPKARKFCRSVDIMADAAYAILIKDPKVFSGNLNLDEDVLKNENIHDMGQYSEAGAIEEKILPDVFVGEVPNFDVINE; from the exons ATGAATAACACCgg GTATTTAAAAGGAAAAACGGTTTTCATCACCGGTGGCAGTCGAGGAATTGGGTTCGCTATTGCGAAGAAATTGGCCGCCGATGGAGCAAATATTGCAATAGCTGCAAGAAGCGTAGAACTGAAACAGGATCCGAATGCTATAGAGAATGAAACTATTTTTACAGCTGCGaaaaaaa TTGAAGAAGCTGGTGGCAGATGCTTACCGTGCCAAGTAGATGTCAGAAATGAACAACAGATTCAATCTGCTCTCGAGAAAACTGCACAGACGTTCGGTGGAATCGATATCGTGATCAATAATTGCAGTTATTTGAATTTAACCAACGTTGGCAACACAGATATTCAGAAATACGATGAAATGTTTCGAATCATAACACGAGGCGCTTATTTAGT ATGCAAATTATCTTACCcttacttgaaaaaaagcaacCATGCTCACATACTGAATATTTCTCCGCCTATAAACTTGGATCCAGTTTGGTTAGAATTACACGCAGCTTACACAGCTTTCAAATTCAGTGTATCAATGTACACCATCGGTATGTCGaaggaattcaaaaaagatAATATTGCGGTGAATTCCCTATGGCCTAAAAAAG TGATATATTCCAGTGGAATGATAGAACATCGAGGACCAAAAGCTAGAAAATTCTGCAGAAGCGTAGACATAATGGCAGACGCTGCGTATGCCATTTTGATTAAAGATCCTAAAGTTTTTAGCGGTAATTTGAATTTGGATGAAGATGTattgaagaatgaaaatataCACGATATGGGACAGTATTCTGAAGCTGGCG